A portion of the Ostreibacterium oceani genome contains these proteins:
- the truA gene encoding tRNA pseudouridine(38-40) synthase TruA, whose protein sequence is MKYALGIEYRGVDFFGWQRQSHTQQTVQHAVESAITRVANEPIRVYCAGRTDTGVHATGQVIHFETSANRALNSWLMGINTNLPKTIRVRWVKPVTADFHARFSAQFRRYHYVIYDHSVSSAVLHGLVTPWHCRLNGELMHQAGQILVGEQDLSSFRAANCQSNSPFRCVHHLRVMRHRRALVIDIQANAFLYHMVRNIVGSLIWVGMGKKDSAWFETVFYTKDRRLAAPTAPPNGLYLVAVGYDLRYNILSGDCCDDSCDSQMIATF, encoded by the coding sequence ATGAAGTATGCATTAGGCATTGAATACCGCGGTGTGGATTTTTTCGGCTGGCAGCGGCAGTCACATACACAGCAGACTGTACAGCATGCTGTCGAATCGGCAATTACCCGTGTTGCAAATGAGCCGATTAGGGTTTATTGTGCGGGGCGAACGGATACGGGTGTACATGCAACAGGTCAAGTCATCCACTTTGAAACCTCTGCTAATCGGGCGCTTAATAGCTGGTTGATGGGTATTAATACGAATTTACCTAAGACCATCAGGGTGCGCTGGGTCAAACCCGTTACAGCCGATTTTCACGCCCGATTTTCGGCGCAATTTAGGCGTTATCACTATGTGATTTATGATCATTCAGTGAGCTCGGCTGTGTTACACGGGTTGGTGACGCCGTGGCATTGCCGACTCAATGGTGAATTGATGCATCAGGCTGGGCAAATACTCGTTGGAGAACAAGATTTATCCAGTTTTAGAGCAGCAAACTGCCAATCTAACTCACCGTTTCGTTGCGTGCACCATCTTCGCGTGATGCGCCATCGTCGGGCACTAGTGATTGATATTCAAGCCAATGCCTTTTTATACCATATGGTTCGAAATATCGTGGGTTCGTTAATTTGGGTGGGTATGGGGAAAAAAGACAGCGCTTGGTTTGAAACGGTTTTTTATACAAAAGACCGTCGCTTAGCCGCACCAACGGCGCCACCAAATGGGCTATATTTAGTCGCAGTTGGTTATGATTTGAGGTATAATATCCTTTCTGGTGATTGTTGTGACGATAGTTGCGATAGCCAAATGATTGCTACTTTTTAA
- a CDS encoding YfhL family 4Fe-4S dicluster ferredoxin: MALHITDECINCDVCEPACPNQAIYQGEEIYEIDPNLCTECIGHYDVPQCQQVCPVDCIPINPNFIETKAELMAKFHRLHPNQKTG; encoded by the coding sequence ATGGCGCTTCATATTACAGATGAGTGTATCAACTGCGATGTCTGCGAGCCGGCTTGCCCCAATCAAGCCATTTACCAAGGTGAGGAGATTTACGAAATTGATCCTAACTTGTGTACTGAATGCATTGGGCACTATGATGTGCCGCAATGCCAACAGGTATGCCCAGTCGATTGCATCCCGATTAATCCTAATTTCATAGAAACCAAAGCAGAATTAATGGCTAAGTTTCATCGTCTGCACCCCAATCAAAAAACTGGCTAG
- a CDS encoding substrate-binding protein, giving the protein MLKPCLVLMSLWVATVGLAQSQSQNQTQTQNQTPPQGEPITIGAILPFSGGLELFGEQAKAGIDLAVSEINAAGGVYGRPLAVIYEDNKTDPKTSVEKANKLIRQDGAIALIGPITSNARDAIQPTSARFGVPLLYATNYEGGVCPQDNVFAFNTVPNQELAHLIPAMAIRSGKSFYLFGADYVWPQKMFEAADQLIADIDGEVVGKSLTPFGVKDFTPSIRQIMRSEADVLVFALPGADGVTFMKQAIELGLTKQVSIAFLGFSETYLGVFGAQSDLDIWVTVPFVSTLPAAQKFVQAVQASDKNIQGVSHYAFSHYTAIQFMANALNQIDANQLSAKSLSQELSSTGVDALTGRVIMDETHHVSLPMYLAHSQGERLEMVLPLGIKQPAPNCQR; this is encoded by the coding sequence ATGCTCAAACCATGTCTTGTGTTAATGTCTTTATGGGTTGCAACCGTTGGCTTGGCGCAGTCGCAGTCGCAAAATCAAACGCAAACGCAAAATCAAACGCCACCTCAAGGCGAGCCAATAACAATAGGTGCTATTCTCCCGTTTAGTGGTGGATTGGAGTTGTTTGGTGAGCAAGCAAAAGCAGGAATTGATTTGGCAGTGTCTGAGATTAACGCAGCGGGCGGTGTGTATGGGCGACCCTTAGCAGTCATTTACGAAGACAATAAAACGGACCCTAAAACTTCAGTTGAAAAAGCCAACAAACTCATCCGCCAAGATGGTGCAATTGCCTTAATCGGTCCAATTACGTCAAACGCACGTGATGCCATACAGCCAACCAGCGCTCGATTCGGTGTGCCACTGCTCTATGCGACGAATTACGAAGGCGGTGTCTGTCCACAAGACAATGTCTTTGCGTTTAACACCGTGCCAAACCAAGAACTCGCACATTTGATTCCCGCGATGGCGATTCGCTCAGGAAAATCTTTTTATCTATTCGGTGCGGATTATGTTTGGCCGCAAAAAATGTTTGAGGCAGCCGATCAGCTTATTGCCGATATTGACGGCGAAGTCGTAGGCAAGTCTTTGACACCATTTGGCGTCAAAGACTTCACCCCATCTATTCGACAGATTATGCGTAGCGAGGCCGATGTGTTGGTATTTGCGCTGCCAGGGGCGGATGGCGTGACTTTTATGAAGCAGGCGATTGAGTTAGGGTTGACAAAACAAGTCAGTATTGCCTTTTTAGGCTTTTCAGAGACTTATTTGGGCGTGTTTGGCGCGCAATCGGATTTAGATATTTGGGTAACCGTTCCGTTTGTTTCTACGCTGCCTGCTGCCCAAAAATTTGTACAGGCGGTGCAAGCAAGCGATAAAAATATCCAAGGCGTATCACATTATGCCTTTAGCCACTATACGGCGATTCAGTTTATGGCCAACGCGTTAAATCAGATTGACGCCAACCAGCTTTCTGCTAAATCGTTGAGTCAGGAGCTTAGCTCAACAGGCGTGGATGCACTGACTGGCCGTGTTATCATGGACGAGACACACCATGTCTCGTTACCGATGTATTTGGCGCACTCTCAGGGTGAGCGTTTAGAAATGGTGTTGCCGCTTGGCATCAAACAGCCAGCGCCCAACTGCCAACGTTAA